A single window of Chromatiales bacterium DNA harbors:
- the hflD gene encoding high frequency lysogenization protein HflD — translation MAALFQCAELVRQVAWEGSADPAAFETCIKSLFTLEAEGIESIYGELSNLRLGFNVLEQQLGQQNTTREMEITRYVVTLLHLERRLRRRPDLVSTIQEGLQTAEKQFEFFSATHANTVARLAELYQNTISQMGPRIIVQGDQGHLSNPDNASRIRALLLAGIRAAVLWRQAGGSRWSLIFGRTKLVAAARRLGPH, via the coding sequence ATGGCCGCCCTGTTCCAGTGTGCCGAACTCGTGCGCCAGGTCGCCTGGGAAGGCTCGGCCGACCCCGCCGCCTTCGAGACCTGCATCAAGAGCCTGTTCACGCTCGAGGCCGAGGGCATCGAGTCGATTTACGGCGAACTGTCGAACCTGCGCCTGGGCTTCAACGTGCTGGAACAGCAGCTGGGCCAGCAGAACACCACGCGCGAGATGGAGATCACCCGCTACGTCGTCACGCTGCTGCACCTGGAGCGCCGCCTGCGCAGACGCCCGGACCTGGTGTCCACCATCCAGGAAGGCCTGCAGACGGCCGAGAAGCAGTTCGAGTTCTTCTCCGCCACGCATGCCAACACCGTGGCGCGGCTGGCCGAGCTCTACCAGAACACCATCAGCCAGATGGGGCCGCGCATCATCGTGCAGGGCGACCAGGGCCACCTGAGCAACCCGGACAACGCCTCCCGCATCCGTGCCCTGCTGCTGGCGGGCATCCGTGCCGCGGTGCTCTGGCGCCAGGCCGGCGGTTCACGCTGGAGTCTCATCTTCGGCCGCACCAAGCTGGTCGCCGCGGCACGCCGGCTGGGGCCGCATTAG
- the mnmA gene encoding tRNA 2-thiouridine(34) synthase MnmA, whose product MTSRAPRVIVGMSGGVDSSVAALRLLEQGYRVEGLFMKNWEDDDDADYCAAAQDLADAQAVCSDLEIVLHKVNFARQYWDRVFAYFLEEYRRGRTPNPDVMCNKEIKFKAFLDYALELGADYIATGHYARVEHGERARLLRGVDANKDQSYFLYALGQAPLARSLFPVGELEKPRVREIAAKAGFITSTKKDSTGICFIGERKFRDFLARYLPARPGPIVTANGETLGEHQGLMYYTLGQRQGLGIGGVRDAGEAPWFVVGKDLEQNRLLVGQGHDHPLLYHPALLARQVHWIAGEAPAFPLSCTAKIRYRQPDQACSVTLRGTDTLAVHFAEPQRAITPGQSIVFYDGAVCLGGAIIEEPIDHP is encoded by the coding sequence ATGACCTCCCGCGCCCCCCGCGTCATCGTCGGCATGTCCGGCGGCGTCGACTCGTCGGTCGCCGCCCTGCGCCTGCTCGAACAGGGCTATCGCGTCGAGGGCCTGTTCATGAAGAACTGGGAGGATGACGACGACGCAGACTACTGTGCCGCCGCCCAGGACCTCGCCGACGCCCAGGCCGTGTGCAGCGATCTCGAGATCGTGCTGCACAAGGTGAACTTCGCCCGCCAATACTGGGACCGGGTGTTTGCCTACTTCCTGGAGGAATACCGCCGCGGCCGCACGCCCAACCCGGACGTGATGTGCAACAAGGAGATCAAGTTCAAGGCCTTCCTCGACTATGCCCTCGAACTCGGCGCCGATTACATCGCCACCGGCCATTACGCACGGGTGGAACACGGCGAGCGCGCCCGCCTGTTGCGCGGCGTGGATGCCAACAAGGACCAGAGCTACTTCCTCTATGCCCTGGGCCAGGCGCCGCTCGCCCGCAGCCTGTTCCCCGTCGGCGAGCTGGAAAAGCCCCGCGTGCGCGAGATCGCCGCAAAGGCCGGCTTCATCACCTCCACCAAGAAGGACAGCACCGGCATCTGCTTCATCGGCGAGCGCAAGTTCCGCGACTTCCTCGCCCGCTACCTGCCCGCCCGGCCCGGCCCCATCGTCACGGCGAACGGCGAGACGCTGGGCGAGCACCAGGGGCTCATGTACTACACCCTGGGCCAGCGCCAGGGGCTGGGCATCGGCGGGGTGCGGGATGCGGGCGAGGCGCCCTGGTTCGTGGTGGGCAAGGACCTGGAGCAGAACCGGCTCCTCGTCGGCCAGGGACACGACCACCCGCTGCTCTATCATCCCGCCCTGCTGGCCCGGCAGGTCCACTGGATCGCGGGCGAGGCACCGGCCTTTCCCCTGTCCTGCACGGCGAAGATCCGCTATCGTCAGCCCGACCAGGCCTGCAGCGTCACGCTGCGCGGGACGGATACCCTGGCGGTGCATTTCGCCGAGCCGCAGCGCGCCATCACGCCGGGCCAGTCCATCGTCTTCTACGACGGCGCGGTCTGCCTGGGCGGCGCCATCATCGAAGAGCCCATCGACCATCCGTAA
- a CDS encoding NUDIX hydrolase, whose translation MIWKPNVTVACVAEREGRFLLVEEREAGRAVLNQPAGHLEEGESLLEAAVRETREETGHDFRPTALVGLYRWVHPASGLTFLRAAFTGELGEPVPGATLDPDIVATHWLDREALLGSALALRSPLVLRCIDDYLAGRRYPLELLTDLDHRETA comes from the coding sequence ATGATCTGGAAGCCGAATGTCACCGTGGCCTGCGTGGCCGAGCGCGAGGGGCGCTTCCTGCTCGTGGAGGAGCGGGAGGCCGGCCGCGCCGTGCTCAACCAGCCCGCCGGGCACCTGGAGGAAGGCGAGAGCCTGCTCGAGGCGGCGGTCCGCGAGACCCGCGAGGAGACCGGGCACGACTTCCGCCCCACCGCCCTGGTCGGGCTGTATCGCTGGGTGCATCCGGCCTCGGGCCTCACCTTCCTGCGCGCCGCCTTCACCGGCGAGCTCGGCGAACCGGTGCCCGGTGCGACGCTGGACCCCGACATCGTCGCCACCCACTGGCTGGACCGCGAGGCCCTGCTAGGCTCCGCCCTGGCCCTGCGCAGCCCCCTCGTACTGCGCTGCATCGACGACTACCTGGCCGGCCGGCGCTACCCCCTCGAACTGCTCACCGATCTCGACCACAGGGAAACGGCATGA
- the clpS gene encoding ATP-dependent Clp protease adapter ClpS, with translation MAEQHRQDHDDGLLVEESKPRVKRPPMYKVVLLNDDYTPMEFVVLVLETFFNMDRERATRVMLAVHTKGKGVCGIYTRDIAETKVAQVNDYARENQHPLLCSMEEAD, from the coding sequence ATGGCAGAGCAACACAGACAGGATCACGACGACGGCCTGCTCGTCGAGGAATCGAAGCCCCGGGTCAAGCGCCCGCCCATGTACAAGGTGGTGTTGTTGAACGATGACTACACGCCGATGGAGTTCGTGGTCCTGGTGCTGGAGACCTTCTTCAACATGGACCGCGAGCGCGCCACGCGCGTGATGCTCGCGGTACACACCAAGGGCAAGGGCGTGTGCGGCATCTACACCCGCGACATCGCCGAGACCAAGGTGGCCCAGGTGAACGACTACGCCCGCGAGAACCAGCACCCGTTGCTGTGCTCCATGGAAGAAGCGGACTGA
- the clpA gene encoding ATP-dependent Clp protease ATP-binding subunit ClpA yields MLSKELEFSLNAAFKNARESRHEFMTVEHLLLALVDNATAASVMRACGVDLDELRHDLAVFIDDNTPLLPPEDPRDTQPTLGFQRVLQRAVFHVQSSGKKEVNGANVLVAIFGEQDSQAVYLLAKYDLTRLDVVNYLSHGISRIGDEEELGEEHIVPEEGEGEDEESRRSPLDEFATNLNAQAIQGKIDPLIGRASEVERTIQILCRRRKNNPLLVGEAGVGKTAIAEGLAKKIVDEEVPEVLADSTIYALDLGALVAGTKYRGDFEKRLKGVLRQLKKEPGAILFIDEIHTIIGAGSASGGVMDASNLIKPMLASGELKCIGSTTYQEYRGIFEKDRALARRFQKIDVNEPSVDETFEILKGLKSRFEEHHSVKYTSKALRAAAELSEKYISDRHLPDKAIDVIDEAGASRRLQPESSRKKTIGIRDIEDIVAKIARIPAKNVSASDMETLKNLERDLKMVVYGQDEAIDLLASAIKMSRSGLGDPDKPIGSFLFAGPTGVGKTEVTRQLARIMGIELLRFDMSEYMERHTVSRLIGAPPGYVGYDEGGLLTDAVLKHPHAVLLLDEIEKAHPDVFNLLLQVMDHGTLTDTNGRKVDFRNVVIVMTSNAGAESLTRKTVGFTPQDHTTDAMETIKKTFSPEFRNRLDAIIQFKSLDPRTIVNVVDKFIIQLESQLEEKKVTLVVEDSARHWLAERGYDPQMGARPMARVIQEHIKKPLANEILFGKLAGGGEVRITAGEGGLKLEYETKEAVH; encoded by the coding sequence ATGCTCAGCAAAGAACTCGAGTTTTCCCTCAACGCGGCCTTCAAGAATGCCCGCGAGAGCCGTCATGAATTCATGACCGTGGAGCACCTGCTGCTCGCGCTGGTCGACAACGCGACGGCGGCCAGCGTGATGCGTGCCTGCGGCGTGGACCTGGACGAGCTGCGCCACGACCTCGCCGTGTTCATCGACGACAACACCCCGCTGCTGCCGCCGGAAGATCCGCGCGACACCCAGCCCACGCTCGGTTTCCAGCGGGTGCTGCAGCGCGCCGTGTTCCACGTGCAGTCCTCCGGCAAGAAGGAGGTCAACGGCGCCAACGTGCTGGTGGCCATCTTCGGCGAGCAGGATTCGCAGGCCGTGTACCTGCTGGCCAAGTACGACCTGACGCGGCTGGACGTGGTGAACTACCTCTCCCACGGTATCTCGCGCATCGGCGACGAGGAGGAGCTGGGCGAGGAGCACATCGTGCCGGAAGAGGGCGAGGGGGAGGACGAGGAATCGCGCCGCAGCCCGCTGGACGAGTTCGCCACCAACCTCAATGCCCAGGCCATCCAGGGCAAGATCGACCCGCTCATCGGCCGCGCCAGCGAGGTGGAGCGCACCATCCAGATCCTGTGTCGCCGGCGCAAGAACAACCCCCTGCTGGTCGGCGAGGCCGGCGTGGGCAAGACCGCGATTGCCGAGGGCCTGGCGAAGAAGATCGTCGACGAGGAGGTGCCGGAGGTGCTGGCCGACAGCACCATCTACGCGCTGGACCTCGGCGCCCTGGTGGCCGGCACCAAGTACCGCGGCGACTTCGAGAAGCGCCTCAAGGGCGTGCTGCGCCAGCTGAAGAAGGAGCCGGGTGCGATCCTGTTCATCGACGAGATCCACACCATCATCGGTGCGGGTTCGGCCTCGGGTGGCGTGATGGACGCCTCCAACCTGATCAAGCCCATGCTGGCCTCGGGCGAACTCAAGTGCATCGGTTCCACCACCTACCAGGAATACCGCGGCATCTTCGAAAAGGACCGCGCCCTGGCCCGTCGTTTCCAGAAGATCGACGTGAACGAGCCGAGCGTGGACGAGACCTTCGAGATCCTCAAGGGGCTGAAGTCGCGCTTCGAGGAACATCATTCGGTGAAGTACACCAGCAAGGCCCTGCGTGCGGCGGCCGAGCTGTCGGAGAAGTACATCTCCGACCGCCATCTGCCGGACAAGGCCATCGACGTGATCGACGAGGCCGGCGCCAGCCGCCGCCTGCAGCCGGAGAGCAGCCGCAAGAAGACCATCGGCATCCGCGACATCGAGGACATCGTCGCCAAGATCGCCCGCATCCCGGCCAAGAACGTCTCCGCCTCCGACATGGAGACGCTGAAGAACCTGGAGCGCGACCTGAAGATGGTGGTCTACGGGCAGGACGAGGCCATCGACCTGCTGGCCTCGGCGATCAAGATGTCACGCTCCGGCCTGGGCGACCCCGACAAGCCGATCGGCTCCTTCCTGTTCGCCGGCCCCACCGGCGTGGGCAAGACCGAGGTGACACGCCAGCTCGCCCGTATCATGGGCATCGAGCTGCTGCGCTTCGACATGTCCGAGTACATGGAGCGCCACACCGTCTCGCGCCTGATCGGTGCGCCCCCCGGCTACGTCGGCTACGACGAGGGCGGGCTGCTCACGGACGCCGTGCTCAAGCATCCGCATGCCGTGCTGCTGCTCGACGAGATCGAGAAGGCCCACCCGGACGTCTTCAACCTGCTGCTGCAGGTGATGGACCACGGCACGCTCACCGACACCAACGGCCGCAAGGTGGACTTCCGCAACGTGGTGATCGTGATGACCAGCAACGCCGGCGCCGAATCGCTGACGCGCAAGACCGTGGGCTTCACCCCGCAGGATCACACCACCGACGCGATGGAGACCATCAAGAAGACCTTCTCGCCGGAATTCCGCAACCGCCTGGATGCCATCATCCAGTTCAAGTCGCTGGACCCGCGCACCATTGTCAACGTGGTCGACAAGTTCATCATCCAGCTCGAGTCCCAGCTGGAAGAGAAGAAGGTCACGCTGGTGGTGGAGGATTCGGCGCGGCACTGGCTGGCCGAGCGCGGCTACGATCCGCAGATGGGTGCACGGCCCATGGCCCGTGTCATCCAGGAGCACATCAAGAAGCCGCTGGCCAACGAGATCCTGTTCGGGAAGCTGGCGGGTGGTGGCGAGGTGCGCATCACGGCCGGCGAGGGTGGGCTGAAACTCGAATACGAAACAAAAGAGGCGGTGCACTAG
- the infA gene encoding translation initiation factor IF-1 → MAKEDHIEMEGTVVDTLPNTMFRVELDNGHVVTAHISGRMRKNYIRILTGDRVTVQLTPYDLTKGRITYRNR, encoded by the coding sequence ATGGCAAAAGAAGATCACATCGAGATGGAAGGCACGGTGGTCGACACCCTGCCCAACACGATGTTCCGAGTGGAACTGGACAACGGTCACGTGGTGACGGCCCATATCTCCGGCCGCATGCGCAAGAACTACATCCGCATCCTCACCGGCGACCGCGTCACCGTGCAGCTGACGCCCTACGACCTCACCAAGGGGCGCATCACCTACCGCAACCGCTAG
- the fabD gene encoding ACP S-malonyltransferase has translation MTFAAVFPGQGSQSMGMLAELGDKYYQVRETFQEASDALGFDLWSLTQNGPESDLNSTENTQPAMLAAGVAVWRVWKAQGGCLPQAMAGHSLGEYTALVCAGAMEFDAAVTLVRERGRLMQAAVPEGEGAMAAILGLDDDAVRAVCEGAAQGEVVEPVNFNSPGQVVIAGSAAAVERAVAAATEAGAKRALKLPVSVPSHCSLMRGAGDQLAERLAGVAIQAPSIPVIHNADVASHSEPDRIRDALARQLYSPVRWVETVNRLAADGVTDIVEFGPGKVLAGLTKRIDKSISAQCALDAASLASALGLCGEKA, from the coding sequence ATGACCTTTGCAGCCGTTTTCCCCGGCCAGGGCTCCCAGTCCATGGGCATGCTCGCCGAGCTGGGCGACAAGTACTACCAGGTACGCGAGACCTTCCAGGAGGCCTCCGACGCACTGGGCTTCGACCTCTGGTCGCTGACCCAGAACGGTCCCGAGAGCGATCTCAACAGCACCGAGAACACGCAGCCGGCCATGCTGGCGGCGGGCGTTGCCGTCTGGCGCGTGTGGAAGGCCCAGGGCGGCTGCCTGCCGCAGGCCATGGCCGGACACAGCCTGGGCGAGTACACCGCCCTGGTCTGCGCCGGCGCCATGGAGTTCGACGCGGCCGTCACCCTGGTGCGCGAGCGCGGCCGCCTGATGCAGGCGGCGGTACCGGAAGGCGAGGGCGCCATGGCGGCCATCCTGGGGCTGGACGACGACGCCGTGCGGGCCGTCTGCGAAGGCGCCGCGCAGGGCGAGGTGGTCGAGCCGGTCAACTTCAATTCGCCGGGCCAGGTGGTGATCGCGGGCTCGGCTGCCGCCGTCGAGCGCGCCGTGGCCGCCGCCACCGAGGCCGGTGCCAAGCGGGCCCTGAAACTGCCGGTGAGCGTGCCCTCGCACTGCAGCCTGATGCGTGGCGCGGGCGATCAGCTCGCCGAGCGCCTGGCAGGCGTGGCCATCCAGGCCCCGTCCATCCCGGTGATCCACAACGCCGACGTCGCCAGCCACAGCGAGCCCGATCGCATCCGCGACGCCCTGGCCCGCCAGCTCTACAGCCCGGTGCGCTGGGTCGAAACTGTTAACCGGTTGGCGGCCGACGGTGTCACCGACATCGTAGAATTCGGCCCCGGCAAGGTCCTGGCCGGCCTCACCAAACGAATCGACAAGTCCATTTCGGCCCAGTGCGCGCTCGATGCGGCCTCGCTCGCGTCCGCCCTCGGCCTGTGCGGAGAGAAAGCCTGA
- the fabG gene encoding 3-oxoacyl-ACP reductase FabG: MKLEGEIALVTGASRGIGRAIAVALGQQGATVIGTATSDKGAEAITAYMKEAGIKGQGMTLNVTDAEAVTETVKAIGEAHGPVTILVNNAGITRDNLLMRMKDEEWDDIMQTNLSSVFRVSKAVLRGMMKAKKGRIISIASVVGATGNPGQANYAAAKAGIVGFSKSLAREVGSRGITVNVVAPGFIDTDMTRALPEEQREALVGQIALGRLGAAEDIANAVAFLASPEAAYITGETLHVNGGMYMA; the protein is encoded by the coding sequence ATGAAGCTTGAAGGAGAAATCGCGCTGGTCACCGGCGCCAGCCGCGGCATCGGCCGTGCCATCGCCGTGGCCCTGGGACAGCAGGGTGCGACCGTCATCGGCACCGCCACCAGCGACAAGGGCGCCGAGGCGATCACCGCCTACATGAAGGAGGCCGGCATCAAGGGGCAGGGCATGACCCTGAACGTCACCGATGCCGAGGCCGTGACCGAGACCGTCAAGGCCATCGGCGAGGCGCATGGTCCGGTGACCATTCTGGTGAACAATGCCGGCATCACCCGCGACAACCTGTTGATGCGCATGAAGGACGAGGAATGGGATGACATCATGCAGACCAACCTCAGCTCCGTGTTCCGCGTCTCCAAGGCCGTGCTGCGCGGCATGATGAAGGCGAAGAAGGGCCGCATCATCAGCATCGCCTCCGTGGTCGGTGCCACCGGCAACCCGGGTCAGGCCAACTACGCCGCCGCCAAGGCCGGCATCGTCGGCTTCTCCAAGTCGCTGGCCCGCGAGGTGGGCTCGCGCGGGATCACCGTGAACGTGGTGGCGCCGGGCTTCATCGACACCGACATGACGCGCGCCCTGCCGGAAGAGCAGCGCGAGGCGCTCGTCGGCCAGATCGCGCTCGGACGCCTGGGCGCGGCCGAGGACATCGCCAACGCGGTGGCCTTCCTGGCCTCGCCGGAGGCCGCTTACATCACGGGCGAGACCCTGCACGTGAACGGCGGCATGTACATGGCCTGA
- the acpP gene encoding acyl carrier protein: MSTIEERVKKIVVEQLGAKEEDVTNEASFVDDLGADSLDTVELVMALEEEFETEIPDEEAEKITTVQQAIDYINAHK, encoded by the coding sequence ATGAGTACTATCGAAGAACGCGTCAAGAAGATCGTCGTCGAACAGCTGGGCGCCAAGGAAGAAGATGTCACCAATGAAGCGTCCTTTGTCGACGATCTGGGCGCTGACTCCCTCGACACCGTCGAACTGGTCATGGCTCTGGAAGAAGAGTTCGAGACCGAGATTCCCGACGAGGAAGCCGAAAAGATCACCACCGTCCAGCAGGCCATTGATTACATCAACGCGCACAAGTAA
- the fabF gene encoding beta-ketoacyl-ACP synthase II yields the protein MSKRRVVVTGLGIISPVGSTIDTAWENIKAGKSGIDRINPDLFDSSAFSVQIAGNVSGFTADDYITPKDQKKMDLFVQYGMAAGIQAVADAGLEVTEQNAERIGVSIGSGIGGLGTIERNYEAYMKGGPRKISPFFVPSAIINMISGNLSIMYGFKGPNIALVSACATATHSIGDAARHIIYGDADVMIAGGAEMGCTVLGIGGFAAARALSTRNDDPQAASRPWDKDRDGFVLGDGAGVLVLEEYEHAKARGAKIYCELAGLGWSADAYHMTSPSEGGEGAARCMTMAMKDAGINPEDVDYINAHGTSTPAGDVAETSAVKRAFGDHARKLAVSSTKSMTGHLLGAAGGVEAVFSVLSLRDQIMPPTINLDNQDPACDLDFVPNTAREGKLDVVLSNSFGFGGTNGTLVFKKLA from the coding sequence TTGTCCAAGCGTCGTGTAGTTGTCACCGGTCTGGGTATCATTTCGCCCGTCGGTTCCACCATCGATACTGCCTGGGAGAACATCAAGGCGGGTAAAAGCGGGATCGACCGCATCAATCCCGATCTTTTCGATTCCAGTGCCTTTTCCGTGCAGATCGCGGGTAACGTCAGCGGCTTCACCGCCGATGACTACATCACGCCCAAGGACCAGAAGAAGATGGACCTCTTTGTCCAGTACGGCATGGCGGCAGGGATTCAGGCCGTTGCCGACGCCGGGCTGGAGGTGACCGAGCAGAATGCCGAGCGCATCGGCGTGTCCATCGGCTCGGGTATCGGTGGTCTCGGTACCATCGAACGCAATTACGAGGCCTACATGAAGGGCGGTCCGCGCAAGATCTCGCCGTTCTTCGTGCCCAGCGCCATCATCAACATGATCTCGGGCAATCTCTCGATCATGTACGGTTTCAAGGGTCCGAACATCGCGCTGGTCAGTGCCTGCGCGACCGCGACCCACAGCATCGGCGATGCCGCCCGTCACATCATCTATGGTGACGCGGACGTGATGATCGCCGGTGGTGCGGAGATGGGCTGCACCGTGCTCGGCATCGGCGGTTTCGCCGCCGCCCGCGCCCTGTCCACCCGCAACGACGATCCCCAGGCGGCCAGCCGTCCCTGGGACAAGGACCGCGACGGCTTCGTGCTCGGCGACGGTGCCGGCGTGCTGGTGCTCGAGGAGTACGAACATGCCAAGGCCCGCGGGGCGAAGATCTACTGCGAACTGGCCGGTCTCGGCTGGTCGGCCGACGCCTATCACATGACCTCGCCCTCCGAGGGTGGGGAAGGTGCGGCGCGCTGCATGACCATGGCCATGAAGGACGCCGGCATCAATCCCGAGGACGTGGACTACATCAACGCCCACGGCACCTCCACCCCGGCCGGCGACGTCGCCGAGACCTCGGCGGTCAAGCGTGCCTTCGGCGATCACGCCCGCAAGCTGGCCGTGAGCTCCACCAAGTCCATGACCGGTCACCTGCTCGGGGCCGCCGGCGGTGTCGAGGCGGTGTTCTCGGTGCTGTCGCTGCGCGACCAGATCATGCCCCCGACCATCAACCTCGACAACCAGGACCCGGCCTGCGATCTCGACTTCGTGCCCAACACCGCACGCGAGGGCAAGCTCGACGTGGTGCTGTCGAACTCCTTCGGTTTCGGCGGCACCAACGGCACCCTGGTGTTCAAGAAACTCGCCTGA
- a CDS encoding aminodeoxychorismate synthase component I has protein sequence MLLRWFDSSTDLFALHRHAPARYPFLLDSAVTGTPHSRYSILLALPGERLRLTADGVLTGPHAAGQTRFVDALDNWFLAEVGSATPADDELPFHGGWFLYLGYELAAELEPTLELPPAAGIAPVAEAVRCQGAVIVDHERRACAVVAEPGAQAGFAALCADVASDLAAREAGTSPMPIVGTIREDEPTAYLDGVRRCLDYIRDGDVFQVNLSRGWEVTLSQAVSHADLYARLREANPAPFAGLADFGDWAVLSSSPERLVKVRGGRVDTRPIAGTRPRGADSGDDDRLSRELIGHPKERAEHVMLLDLERNDLGRICRPGSIRVDELMSVESYRHVHHIVSNVTGELRQGVRPGEVIRAVFPGGTITGCPKVRCMEIIAELEGVGRGAYTGGIGYLDRSGDMDLNILIRSILRQGDTLHFRTGAGIVADSDPQAELEETRHKARGLLHALGQGG, from the coding sequence GTGCTCCTACGCTGGTTCGACAGCAGCACCGACCTCTTCGCCCTGCACCGGCACGCGCCCGCGCGCTATCCCTTCCTGCTGGATAGCGCGGTCACCGGGACCCCCCACTCGCGTTATTCCATCCTCCTGGCACTGCCTGGCGAGCGGCTCCGGCTGACCGCCGACGGCGTCCTGACCGGCCCCCATGCCGCGGGGCAGACCCGCTTCGTCGATGCCCTGGACAACTGGTTTCTCGCCGAGGTCGGCTCCGCCACGCCGGCCGACGACGAGCTGCCGTTTCACGGCGGCTGGTTCCTCTACCTGGGCTATGAGCTCGCCGCCGAACTCGAACCCACGCTCGAACTGCCACCGGCCGCCGGCATCGCACCGGTGGCCGAGGCCGTACGCTGCCAGGGGGCGGTGATCGTCGACCACGAACGCCGGGCCTGCGCGGTGGTGGCCGAGCCGGGAGCGCAGGCCGGTTTCGCCGCCCTGTGCGCGGACGTGGCATCCGACCTGGCCGCCCGCGAGGCCGGCACCAGCCCCATGCCGATTGTCGGCACGATCCGCGAGGACGAGCCCACGGCCTACCTCGACGGCGTACGACGCTGCCTCGACTACATCCGCGATGGCGACGTCTTCCAGGTCAATCTCTCGCGCGGCTGGGAGGTGACGCTGTCGCAGGCGGTCTCGCATGCCGATCTCTATGCCCGGCTGCGCGAGGCCAACCCGGCCCCCTTTGCCGGGCTCGCCGACTTCGGTGACTGGGCGGTGCTGAGCTCCTCGCCGGAGCGACTGGTGAAGGTCAGGGGTGGGCGTGTCGACACGCGGCCGATCGCCGGCACGCGGCCGCGCGGTGCGGACAGCGGAGACGACGACCGCCTCTCGCGGGAGCTCATCGGCCATCCCAAGGAGCGGGCCGAGCACGTCATGCTGCTGGACCTGGAACGCAACGACCTGGGACGCATCTGCCGCCCGGGCAGCATCCGGGTCGACGAGCTCATGTCGGTGGAGAGCTATCGCCATGTCCATCACATCGTCTCCAACGTCACCGGGGAACTGCGCCAGGGAGTACGCCCGGGCGAGGTGATCCGTGCGGTCTTTCCCGGCGGCACCATCACCGGCTGCCCCAAGGTGCGCTGCATGGAGATCATCGCCGAACTGGAGGGTGTCGGGCGCGGCGCCTACACGGGGGGGATCGGTTATCTCGATCGCAGCGGCGACATGGATCTCAACATCCTCATCCGCAGCATCCTGCGCCAGGGCGACACCCTGCACTTTCGTACCGGGGCCGGCATCGTCGCCGACTCCGACCCGCAGGCGGAGCTGGAGGAGACCCGACACAAGGCCCGCGGTCTGCTGCACGCGCTGGGGCAGGGGGGCTGA
- the pabC gene encoding aminodeoxychorismate lyase: MLVNGQPGHLVEAADRGLQYGDGLFETLALRGGEVCHWPAHYARLQRGGERLGLAVPAASLLLGEIARVASGAPREVVKLVLTRGAGGRGYRPPEGATPTRIVSRHPWPEHPVQYREEGILATCCRMPLGHNPRLAGIKHLNRLEQVLARAEWGDAYQEGVMCDTQGNVVSGTMSNLFLVTEQGLLTPDLTACGIEGTTRARVLAAAEARGLPVTVGRVSMTDLARARGLFFCNTVIGIWPVRQLDDRPYRIDETIRVLMQDIGQD, encoded by the coding sequence ATGCTCGTCAACGGTCAGCCCGGCCACCTGGTCGAGGCCGCCGACCGTGGGCTGCAGTACGGCGACGGCCTGTTCGAGACCCTCGCCCTGCGCGGCGGCGAGGTGTGCCACTGGCCGGCGCATTACGCCCGCCTGCAGCGCGGCGGCGAGCGCCTGGGCCTGGCCGTGCCGGCGGCCTCCCTGCTGCTTGGCGAGATTGCCCGCGTGGCCAGCGGTGCGCCCCGCGAGGTGGTGAAGCTGGTACTGACCCGCGGGGCGGGCGGACGGGGCTATCGGCCGCCCGAGGGCGCCACTCCCACCCGCATCGTCAGCCGTCACCCCTGGCCGGAACACCCGGTGCAATACCGGGAGGAGGGGATACTGGCCACCTGCTGCCGCATGCCGCTCGGACACAACCCGCGACTCGCCGGCATCAAGCATCTCAACCGCCTGGAGCAGGTGCTGGCCCGCGCCGAATGGGGCGATGCCTATCAGGAAGGCGTGATGTGCGACACGCAGGGAAACGTGGTTTCCGGTACCATGAGCAATCTGTTCCTGGTGACGGAACAGGGCCTGCTGACGCCGGACCTCACGGCCTGCGGCATCGAGGGAACCACCCGGGCGCGCGTGCTCGCCGCCGCCGAGGCGCGGGGACTGCCGGTCACCGTCGGCCGGGTCTCGATGACCGATCTCGCGCGCGCCCGGGGACTGTTTTTCTGCAACACGGTCATCGGCATCTGGCCGGTACGGCAGCTCGATGACAGGCCGTATCGCATCGACGAAACCATCCGCGTGCTGATGCAGGACATCGGCCAGGACTGA